GCCGTATCCTTCGCGGCGGTCGACTGTTTATTTTGAGCCGCTGAAACTgtttcgaaaagaaaacatcaTTATAGAAAGTTATTACAACGACGGCGCAGGGGCAAATTTATCTCTTCGGTAGAACGTGTGCTTTTCTTAGCATTCAAGCGATAAACAACTGCTTACATTTCTTGTCAGTTTTAATTTCGGCGCCAGATCTTTGTGCTGCATTTATtgcctgaaaataaaaaacagatCACTGATTTTTGAGGCTAATCTCCTGTGTTTTACTTTGTTTTGTTACAACAGACACTGAgacaggtgtggtgggttagTACTGTGAAGGAGAATTAATCAAGAGATCCAGACTGAAAGTGGCATAACGAAGCCTGGCACTGGCAGTGAAGGATTCCTGACCTAGGGAAgggtagtctagtacctagccatTGTTCCTGAAACACagaaccgtaacaacgactggtattcagactaagggAAGGGTTAAGTTACCACAACACTGACTCTgttaaaaaactaattaaatttgattcaataaCTAATGAAATTGCAGAATGTTTATTCTATTAACGCAAAATTGACAACAGATAGGCTATTGACGttcctagaaataatttgCGTGCAAAAACTTGTCTCTGTCTCTGAACTGAACGTTCTTTGCACAGATTAAAATGTTGCGAACCCTTTGAGATTTCAATGCCGTAGATTTCGGAGCCTTTTTGCGTAAATACGTGACATCGTCCCAGCCAACTTCAGCCATCGTCGAGTGCGGTGTAGTTTATTCTAGGTGACAACAAATAGCAAACAGCTAGAGATTTTCTGGCGAGTCGTGGTGCGTAGATTTATTACAGCTTTGCGAAACTTGACGCAATAGCAAtagcaattcaattcactttTATTGATACATAGATCCGATGACgaaattatgaatttgaaatattcattaatagttatttgaatatttaaaaaatataaGGTTCAAAATATTGGTTCAGTAGACACCTTCCCCTTTATTCGAGATTTCCTTGCCTAAGATAATATTTATgtctgttttttttcattttcttcttttttcaatttctttatctTGTTAGCCTGTGTGTATCTTTCTACTTTTTTTAGTATGAAATGAtacgaaaaatgaataaattactaaataaataaaatgaaataaatattaaaaacTGCTCTCAGCGGACGCGGGCCCGGACTGCGGCcggtagactggttaccgcaGCCGGTAGAGCGCGCGCGGGGACACGCCCACTGTACGCGAAACAAGCCGTTCTGAAACTAGGTCACTAGCGTCTCGTCGATCAAGATGGCGGCTTTTAAATACAATTTCGCGATCGTAAGTCGAATTCCGAACAGTTACAAGGATCTCCATCCAGAGGTGAATCTGGAGAAGGCCCGGGAGAATCTGGAACAATATGTGGAAGTTTTGCGGCAATTAGGAATCGACGTGTTGGAGTTACCGGCCGATGAGTGCCACCCGGAATGCGTGAATGTCGACGATACCGCGGTTGTTATCAATCATACGGCTTTGATGTGTAACCCTGTCGTTCACCAGCGACAAGGAGAGGTAAATAAATAACATCTACACAGTATATTTAAATTTTCCAGCCTATTGACGAAAGATAGAAGTAAAATGGATACAATTTATGGTCTTAATTTTTGTGGCGTGTAACCTTTTTTTGTCGAGTGAGTCACACTTCTGTAGACACCTTCCTTCGCTTAATTAGTATATTTTTACATCCTGTCCCTGTCCTTAAAGACACTGCTGGGACGGGTTGGGTATTGATTTTGGATACGACCAAAATAAAGCCCTGTTTTGCTTATTGTAGGCATCTGGGATTCATCAGAAATCATTGGACTGGGATAGGTTAAATAAATTGCCCCTGTATCTAAGTCAAGTACAGAATTTATGTTATTAAAAGGGTGCTAAATCAAATCGGTAGTATTTTAGGCCTTGTTAACAACATTAGTCGAGTCAATTTCTAGCCAAGTCCCATATTTTCAAGATGGAAGTATTACTATCAATGTACCCGCCTAACTGATGCCCCCAAAACAGCCCTAACATCATGACATAACCTATAGGCCTACTCATAAACACTTGTAGACACTAATACATGAAATGATTGGACTTTCTTATGTCTTCTGTGTTTGACATATTCAGACACAATAGATGACATATACCCCTCTGCGCAAACTAGCCATCatgaattaataattaattcattctttaCGTATGTTCTGTATAATAGGGCGTACAGAATAATTAGCTATGAAGGTTTGTTGAATATTCAATTTGTCATTCGTATGACAGATATTTGAGATGATAGCACCACtgtgaaatgtaaaaattatGATTGTCTAAATCGCAATCGTCATCACAAAAATGACTCGATGACTTGATCATATTAGCATACTATATCTGCATCGGGGACTGTTCATTTGATTAGGTGGACTGTGAACCACTTGAAAAAGAATACCGATATCCTCCAAAGCTTAAcgttttttccaaaaatcctCATTACTTATGgctggattttttttcattcgattGAGAGGTGTTCAGTTACGCGAGCGTGCTGGAAACAAAATTACCGGCGTGTTTTCGCTTTATTTGTTGATAAGCTATAACTTATAAAACTCTCTGATTTGACCTACTGACTGAATTGGTGGGCAAATCAACTATTTTTCTATGTCAATTGTGTACGTGTATTTGATCTATACATTTATCATATTACTCAGAATATGATCAATAATTGGGGTAGAAATTTTGCGATGGTTTTCATTGACAATGTTCACTGATGACGATaaaaggtaaaaaaaaaaaaaccgattCTATGCGTCACACTGTAGGCAATTCGTTAAGATAATTATGACCAAAAGTTTTATCCCGATATTCTCTTTTATCCATCCTATccgcatcctcgcttgccagggtttgattgcatCGTGCTGAAGCTCACGCCAACACGAACCGTGGCTGCAGACCCTTCATTGATCTATCTACACCGTCCGAGAGTTCTTTCCGAGGTGGACAGGTCGCCCGTCGGTGGGCAACGTTTGTGTTGGCGTGAGCTTCGGCAGGAgacaatcaaaccctggcaagcgaaaATGTCCTATCCATGAACGCGCTCTGTAATTTGATGAACACAAAGTCGTTCTGTTTTAGACCTTTTTAAGATGATCAAACTGAAAGTAGTTGATACTTGCTCAGTCATGAGTTGATACTTGCAGATCTGATCACAGCTACTTTTTGTGAGTACATTCAATGATATGAGAATATTCAGAATaagttttagttcattttcaattagattagtattttttatatcaattttggtTATAACGACTACAATCAGAGATATTATCAGATAGTCTGGTATGTAGACTACTTGCTTCACAGTCTCTGTTATATGAATGGTGATTTGATTAgatgtttttgaaatgttgcCTTGTTTGTACTGTTATGCGAATGATCCATCATCCATCCTGTTTATGAtagatatttttgttgttgcaTTCGATAAAAATTGCTGATCATCTTTTTTCGTGCATAATATGCGGGTTCATTTGAACTGCGTGCTCTATTTACCTATATTTAGACATGCCATTGTTCGATGTGTCATTACGAATTTCTGGTGTGAACTTTGAAAATTAGCCATGAAATGTTCTGTGtagttattcatattcaatttgattgaattaacGGATCTCACAATTTCTTCCCTCTCTGAAATGTGGCGTCATCGAAGCAGGAGGCCTAATAATTTTTACCAGTCGAAATGTCTCTGTGATTTATACTGCCAAATTAGTCCATCTCATTTCCCTGGAAAAAATCATTAATAGTAGATACACACGGTTGCCTATCTCTACGAAAACGGATGTTTTTAATGCACTGAGGTCTAATATACCATCTGTTGTCACTAATTTAATCTCACTCCGTTTATGGGTCAAGTGCACCCCTAGTGTCGACGACCTTGCAGGAATATGAAATCGAGTTCAACTAGATTTTTAAGTTTACGaaagtgagaatattcgatgtTCATTAAATCGATGAAttgatttatgttttaatgtagaaatatgatttattttcatgataCTGATTATCATTCCACCtgtcattgaaatatttgctcATAATTTATCTCTGAAGTGTCGGGGAATATGTCGGCGTGACCGCTATAGGGTACTGTAAGATAGAAGACagtaattttgaattatttcgcTAGCAAGATTAATACAGCATTTTTCTCTTATCTGGTCTTCGGTATTCCGTGAAAAACGGTGGCTATATAGCAAGGAAATATTTGGCAGTCCATTCGGTCTAATAAATATCACTGCAGCCCGCGTGGGTGCGTGCGATCTTGCATTGATGCTCCGCTAGTATCAGTCTTCCTgtttcctgtgattatattcCACTGATAAATGAATCAGATTTGTCTGACATACCTTCTTTCCTTCTTCCTGCGCGATGGGAATGTACACTATCTAGTACTAATATACGCATAGTTGACACAGAGTCTGTTCCAGTACTCAGTGTCTGCGGCGGCTGGCTGCTCGTTTGATGTATGTCGGTCCCAGTGGATTTTTACGAGACAATTTAACCGGTTGTTGGGTATAATTTATCCGTAGCATTCTACCATGTTCAACTCGggcatttcttgaaaaatatcttttttcttcattttcatattcgcaaaatgattttcaaacacCAGTTCTTGTCTATCTATTTTACGAAACGATTTCAAAAGCCAATTGCTGATCAAAGATGTTAGCCTAACTCTATTATTACAGATTTTGCGTTAATTTCGCCATCAATTCAACCACTTGCCCTACAACGTTATAGTATCGCTTGGTATTGATAATGACTTGTAATAACGCGTAGCTACTTTGCATGCGGCGGAGTAGTGTTAGAATTGCTAATATCGATGACAAGCTTTTAGCTGCAGTTTCCCAATGCAGGACGGGTTTTTAGTTCACTACACGGAAAAAAAGGcgataaatcattattaaatACATTATACAGCGGCTGAAATAGCTGAAAATATCGTATTGTTCTTGTATATATGTAAGCAGCGTTCATAAGAGAGTCTGGGCTTACGAAGTACCGTACTTGTGAGGTACCAAGAATTCCGCACCCAAATGGTTGCACGTAGTGAGCTGGGTTATATCCTTTTTAGAAGATTACGTTTATGCCTTTGAAGTGTGTGTATGATTATTTAGTACTCAttgacactgaattacacaaTTTGAAGGGTCAACAACCTACGATGTCTGCAGACAACGCTTTGTAATTGCAAAATATGTGAAGAAATTATTACTCACTAAGTTGTGCATCTATTTAACGAACAATGGTTTAATGTGAAACATGacgaaaaaaactacagaattTGATTCTTCCAAACAATGATTGCGGAGGTGTTCGAATACCACAGCCATGTGTCAAAGGTTTTTATGCGAAAACCGGGATTCCATTTTTAGGTTTAGCTATGGAATGGGAAAAATGTCAAACATGAAACGTTCTTTGGTGTTTTTGATTTTCACGcgtgatttttatttttttaggtTAACTTGATACGGCAAACTTTAAGGAGAGAGCTCGGAATGAGAATAGTGGAACTTGATGATTCGAAGATTTTATTAGAGGGAGGCGATGTTATATTCACCGGTGAGTATCTACCATCAACGACTTCTGGTTGTTGAACGTGCAATTTTTAGGTTCCGCCCGTCATAGGTAAGAATCCCGCTACAGTAACGCCTAGATGTAGTTCACCTGTGGCAATGGATCTATCCCCAAGAACTTGGTTTCCTGGCGTTGGTGTTGGTTCCACAGCCACGATAAGCGAAGCTCAGGTCAATTTACGACCTGATCAGATCGTCGTCAGGATAGCAGTAGTACAAACGTGATCACTGATTGCCGATTTGTTTGTCTCGCTCGGGTCGTAGGAGATACAGAACTTGTTCAATTCTTGCACGATTGGTCTGCAGTAAATCCGTCACGGTCATTAGTTAACTCACGTCGAAAAGGTTCCCAGTAAAAACGAATTGCGGACTCGTCTCCTTATGAGCCAACAATCTGATTTGATCTTAATCGACCTGAGACTCCAAAATTGGTCTTATGcattgttagattagctatagaactaagtaaGTTGGTCTCATACTGGTTTGGAAGTCTTAAGCCCCAGATATTCGGCAGCCGCTACTGACTGCATTAGAAAATGGAACTTCCCCGATATATTTTCCCCTCTCCTCAAGATACTAGATCAACTCGTTCTGAAAAGGTGTGATGAATTGAGCACCAACTGTTTTCTATTTGGTGTTTAAATCCGAAGGTATTCCATGCACAAATACAATTTGTATGATGAGATAACATACTTTTGTTTTGAGCAATAACCGATGGGAAATGTTTGTAGTTGGAAAAAAAGTTACCTGATCCGCGATTCAAAAGATAACCAGATTTCATATTACCGCAACTTAGTAAGTACAGGTAGGTATGGCCTCAGGGAGAAGGTGTATATACGACCTGGAATTGGAGTTAAAAAAAAgtccttgaaaaatattaactcAGATTGGTCATGGACACTATGGACACTGAGCTGAACGCTAGATTAGAAGATTTTTAAAACTATATCTAACTTGTTATGTGTGCATATacgtttgaatgaaaataggATTATCTGAGGGAAAAATTCCGTAAATTGCTGGTCTTTGTTGGCACAGTAGAATGAATGTAGGTTCACCGTGCTTATTTTTATTCATGGGTATAATGTTATTGTGTTTAGTGTAAAAAGACTAACTAGCTATTTCGCTATTGGTTGTAAACTCGTTTTTTATGCGAGTTTACTATGAACTACGCAATCAGTGTTTACTATCATCAGTGCtttggaaaaagaaattacCTTTTTGTCATTGTAGGTGATTGGATGTCTGAGTATAAGTTCTGCAGACATGGGGGAATGTTCAGATATCTGATTAATTGGCCGTCTGGCCTGAGAATATTTAATTCTTGTGGTTTATGTTTTACAAATAACTGATTGGAAATATTGACTTGTTGCTCGAGTCGACGCagattgaaatagaaaaaatatacgGAAAAGGAAATGGATTTGTCATAGAGCTATAATAGGGCTAGACATTGAGTCAACATTAACTATTTATTAGGTCATGCCTCCTAACTGAGAAAACCTCGATATCATAgccttatttgaaaatgaaaaatattggcGTTACAGTAAAATAGGCTATTGTTGAATAGACACTGTgtttatcatcatcaacaccatcatcatcatcatcatcatctctcTTTCTTCTTAAAtcgggattgtccctgttattgATTGGAAGATCTGTTTTGATTTAGAGTCCCTTCAACACACACCATTACCTGCTTGGAGTGAAacagggtttgattttgaaatcggaaatcgaagtacagatgtagttgtgtgatcagcagtcgaatttacagaattttttgtctaaatcgaagtacacaccggtaggcctaattggaaattttggttccggttcattcagaCAACCAGCCAGAACCGGCAAACGACTGATCGCCAACTTCAGTGGGGGCAACACAAACAGCCTACACGGCAGTCTGTCCTCGTGCTGTGCGGGCCAGTCTTTCTGCGCCAATAACttcattgtattttatctaaaacacgTGCGTTGATTTACTTTCTGAATTACAGGTAAAGAAATatttgtcggtttgtcggaCCAGACGAATATGTTCGGAGCGATAGCTTTGGCGACTGAGTTTCCGGAATATCCCGTTTCGACGGTTCAGTTACCGCATGACTATCGCCTGAAAGATCTTATCAGTGTTGTGGGAATCGACATCTTAGCGGTCGGATCTAGTGAAACTGCGCAAAATGTATTAATGGTGAGTTACGTTAGTCTTTTTTCGCCTtgagcctagcgcacatcgacactgcgattggagacaactagttgctaccgaacgattaccccgcgcacatcgaaatctagttacaaccggtcagttgcagcGACTGTATGGcgcgtgtcgatcgtcgaaatccagagcgcgcacgtcgacggatatgactgcgattgagtacaaccagttgctcaaaagtagaacatgggcaactgactggaactggagatagatcgacgcttaccaatcgtaagctcgctcacatcgacacattcaagcaactgatcgtatccagccagttcctctcatgcgccgaaaactgccttgcaactagttgtctccaatcgcagtgtcgatgtgcgctaggcttaaacTTCTGTcgtaaattttcatttatttaactcGTCTCGTTCGTATACCGTACTTTTTCAGCAAATTGAGAAGCACGCTAGTTATggttatcaaattatcaaagtGAATGAAGATCACGCGGCCAGTGCGCAGTTCATCAACGGCACGTTAGTTCATCTGTCTGATCGACAAATTCCGAAAAGTTTTGGCGTAAGTATCGACGTTTAATTTGAAATCGGGCCGAATTCATATCTACACCGCCAGTGTTTGATCCAGAAGGGGTGCACCCATCGTGCCACACCCCCCGTGACGATTTGATTTTTAGCAAAAACGTGCTCGGAATGCACAGGAATaaatgtaattttcaaaatttaaacaaaaatttcATCCCCGGATGTAAcaaactatcagttataactaacagattttctggtcccgtgaaaTCGTTGTAACGAAGCTCCACGTTAATAGATAGGCAATCCCTCTTCGTTCTTCAATTTGCTTTCGCAACTAAACTCGCGTAATTAATTCTTTCAGGTTTTCGAGTATTGGATTGACTTCCCGCGTGCCTCCATCGACATGGAAGAACTACTGAAGGGCAACTCGACACTGCCGAGCATCGCATTACTCATCGGCAAAGTGAAAAATCCGAAGAAAATTGTTTCGACATTAGTAGATTGATCACAATTAAACTCGCTTGCAATATTGTATCgtataaagatatatatatctatatagaTGTGGTATTATTCAAGCTTTCTGCGGATCTGTGTTTTCAAACATCCTGAACTTTTCTCGAGATTTCTTTTTATGGGTGTCGTCGTTATCGTCGTTTTGGCAgcaaattttcaatgaaaaacggATGTTTGAATGCATGTCgatgtttgaattttagttGGAAAGCTTCGAATCGGGGGGGTCATCTTTAGATAGAAATGAAAGTCGTGCGAGTATCGCCGTTGAACTTACCGAGAAACGTAGAAACTcttaaaaaataatatttggaagatatttgagaAACGGTATTTTGTTTGTTATAGAAAATTTCTCAACGAGCGATCgcgattttgataaatcgaaTTTGTAGAAATGAGAACCGAGACTATTTTTCAGTTCCTTCGTTGAAATAAGCGGAGGGAAAATCGTAAACTGCTGCATTTAACATCATGTCAGGAGAGAAGGAAGTTAAAGTTATTGTAAAATAGGGTTTTTCTAAAGTCCTGGAAGGGTGTCTGATTAAAGATGAATATTAAAGATCAACTCGTAACATCAGAGAACAACGGAATGTTAGTCGTTATTGCGGCGCAAATCGCCATAATTCTCAGAAAATCTTCATAATTCATAGTTgcctaaaaatgatttttacagcACTCactttcattttgaattacgTTAGCTTTCATCAGTTTTGATTAAAGTCGACTTTGCACGTCGTTTACTGACTTACGACCTATTCATAGTTCGAAGATTTGCTTCCATAGCTTTCCGAGATTCTCAGTGAATTATTCACGCACTCTTCCAGGCTGATTAATGACAcgttgataataatataaacacCTAGTGAAAGATTTGTGATAAAATCTTACGGTTGTAGATATATTaagatatttttatatatatatgtgaatttgtgtaattgtttttGTACTCGGAGAGCTACCATAAAAatggattgattttttttcagtcatCAGACATTATCTGGTTTGTTTTACGTCATCGTTCAGTACTGCCAATTTCCTTTCGAAAATACAGTCAAGGTTCGGTATGACGCCACCGTTTTTAATGCAGCTGCTCTCGTTAATGCTGAGATTTTTCAGAGGACAGATTTGCTCAATCTAATCTCAAACACAATGAAAATACCATTCGTTATAAGTCGATAATTTTCAGCGGTTCCAACTGTGGCGTTAAAAAGGACTGTAACTGCATCCTTAAAAATACTTTGTTTGTCATGAGTGAAAATTCTAGTTCACATCGCAACTCTTAATTTGGTGGCGCTGTTTTCGGCCAATTTCTCATGAATCGCCTCCATATTGTTTAAAAATCGTAATTGATATTTAGATGCAATTCTATGTTGAAGGGTTCTCATGGATCTTGTCACTCAGTCTTATTAATATCAGCTGACACGTGTTAACCAATTCTCGAATATGTTGGGAGATTTTAAATTCAACATAGTTGTTTTTGGAAACGGCAACGAAATCATCGGTGAATCTACTCTTTTAGCAAAGCATACGTTTTGATCATTTTTTCAACCATGGATAGCGACATTATACCGCAGTCAAGAAATGTGCCATAGttttaatcaataattatAAAACGTCTGAATGTTGCATGCTCGCACTTCGGTGGTTTCCATCAGTATCTTTTCGCTATTTCATATCCATCACTTAGCGTTTCGATCTGGACCGCGATTGATTAATCGCATAGAATGATCATTCAGCTATGACTATTCTCTAAATCCGTGTTGTTCGTTTCCATGAACGTATTTCCAGTTTATCTCGGAAGAAATCAATCATGAAagataatgaaaattttttttttaagacgttataaaacattgatattattattattaatatatatatattatctaTGGATGCAGAATTATCGATGTAGTTGTTATAAAATGCTGCGATATCAGTCGGGAAAGATCAGGGATAGAGACGAACGGAAATTTCGAGTTCTACTGCTACCATTGTActgccagaaaaaaaaaaacgatgatgaattttatgtCGTTAAGAACCGCGTTAGATGTTTTCAAACGGATGAACGCCTATGTAGGCACTACATGCGTATATTTGGTCGTAGGCTGAAATATTTATGGTGCTATTAGAGATAGGAATGCTAACTAACTAACGTATAATCGGTGTCGGGATGAAGTTTATAGTTTGTAAATAGCTTGCTTTGcttaaaaaatgtttcattagACGGTCACTGTAGTTTCCCCGAATGGACGTGGCATCAGTCACATCGTATAAAAACAaggtccctacgactccttgatcAAAACTTcttctaaaatgaaaatacttttgaggttgcttgaaactcctttattttgagcaaaatgccagAAACTCCatttaaaactccttcaatttgcAGAAATAggtatttttcaatgtttgtagttgtactGTAAACTTGAATCGGTACTACCAGCTTACCTAAATGAACATTACCGGTTTTGaaggagtctacagtaattgggatatgaaagtgatgcaaaCGCTTCCTTAAAATTTCCTCCTTATATCCTtggaatgaccgatctgtagggaccctgtaaaAGGACTAGAATATGATGGTCCGGTTGAAGATCCAAGTCCAGTTTTAATTCGTTAGATTTACCAAAGAATGTACAAACCGACGTTCGTAACTGGCACCAGTGTGTTAATACTCATTTAcagggtttttttttcttggaaATGTAGAACAGTGTGTCTTAGCCACTTATATactaaaaaagatatctcCATTGGTAAAATCTTTGGACGaaatcaactaactttttaaATACTTATCCCAATAATCAATGTAGCAATCGACACGCTTGCCTTAAATGCTTATTGTAGACTTTCAGTAGTAACGTTATTCTgttaatagtaataatgaaatataaaaccaatGTTAACCATTATTTTGTATGCGTAAAAAAATGCAAAGATATTTTAAGTTTCCATTTCGCATCGTTCATCCACACAAACACACTGCAAGTAGCGTATTTAAATCGGTATAAACTGACAACTTTCGATAAAGACACTAAGGTGCAGTGTACGATATTGTTTATTAAAATGTTCTATTTAAACTTGATTGAGATTTCTGCTGCAgatacattcattcattatccATTCTACTGTGCATGTTATGCTAATTAAATAAAGTCTGTCTTTGTTGTCTCTCGAATAAACCATAGACTTCTAGATGACGTATATTCTGTGTGTTAGTTCGATGTTTCAGTTGTTTTAAGCCGCGGAATGGACCATATCGCTTACTCGGAGTGTATTGGCAACAGGTAGTTATGACTTGCCGCGTAAGATGTCGCTTAATCTGAAATACAAGTATCAAGTCTTTGCTCGAATCATAAGtcagataaaacaaaaatcaaccccgatataccgccctcccatataccgccaACCGCGAGGTTTTCTCGAAGTACATCTCTAGTAAAacaccccgatataccgccatactctctataccaccaaaatcgttctgcaccgatgcgggtggtatatcgggggttgactgaaTGTATCTACTTTTCAAAAGGGGCAAACGTTTTTGAGACTCTGATGATTTGACGCGTCTCTCCTGTCGCTCTATATAGTATACGGCTGCGAAATCTGGGGAAATGAACATCGTCATATTGCTATCGATCTCGATTGTTTATTGTTATCATGAAAGCCACCAAATATTCCCATAACCTGCAAGTACCTTTTCTCTTTTTTGACATGTTTGATTGTTTACTTACCAAATATCACAAaaccattgttttaatgaacattaattaatttctagATATTTCATTGTTAAAAAACCTCATATTCATTTACAACTTGACCAAACCCTTGACTGCCACAGTTGCATTTCTAGTTTACCTTCG
This Tubulanus polymorphus chromosome 7, tnTubPoly1.2, whole genome shotgun sequence DNA region includes the following protein-coding sequences:
- the LOC141909097 gene encoding N(G),N(G)-dimethylarginine dimethylaminohydrolase 1-like; the protein is MAAFKYNFAIVSRIPNSYKDLHPEVNLEKARENLEQYVEVLRQLGIDVLELPADECHPECVNVDDTAVVINHTALMCNPVVHQRQGEVNLIRQTLRRELGMRIVELDDSKILLEGGDVIFTGKEIFVGLSDQTNMFGAIALATEFPEYPVSTVQLPHDYRLKDLISVVGIDILAVGSSETAQNVLMQIEKHASYGYQIIKVNEDHAASAQFINGTLVHLSDRQIPKSFGVFEYWIDFPRASIDMEELLKGNSTLPSIALLIGKVKNPKKIVSTLVD